Proteins encoded within one genomic window of Bradyrhizobium sp. AZCC 1719:
- a CDS encoding DUF932 domain-containing protein, protein MTTLTQSEQPVSGGFRVDVSRGQRIGRVSSEWFARPDDERFLNLSDLYEAVRGRAERAQARTVESRAIRVEANRDSSERLALIVPGREQQVMPTHWSFGQLCTLVGAPTSYLRQLPAALSAINLQHGLLSHRAELVKTLETDNGRVELRAVTGPDYGRIWDHELVAAVMNIAGNGTGDTRWKVPGVLDWSTMTHNPFVDVTKDTTTLYASDRDVFLFLVDDTNPIEAGRLPDGSPDLYFRGFYCWNSEVGSKTLGIASFYLRAVCMNRNLWGVENFEEITIRHSKFAAQRFAHEAAPALTSFANSSPAPFVAGVKAARGRIVARTDEDRESFLRKGGFSKSETAKIIETVLGEENRKPESVFDFVQGITALARTKSHQDARLELEGKAKRLMERAI, encoded by the coding sequence ATGACGACCTTGACCCAAAGCGAACAGCCTGTTTCCGGCGGTTTCCGCGTGGACGTATCGCGTGGCCAGCGGATTGGCCGTGTTTCCTCGGAATGGTTTGCGCGACCCGATGACGAACGCTTTCTGAACCTTTCCGATCTGTACGAGGCAGTGCGGGGCAGGGCGGAGCGCGCGCAGGCGCGGACCGTGGAAAGCCGGGCCATCCGGGTAGAAGCGAACCGAGATAGTTCAGAACGGCTTGCTTTGATCGTGCCCGGACGTGAGCAACAGGTCATGCCGACGCATTGGAGTTTTGGACAGTTGTGCACGCTGGTCGGCGCGCCAACCTCCTATTTGCGTCAGCTTCCCGCAGCCTTGTCGGCCATCAACCTGCAGCACGGCTTGCTGTCCCATCGTGCTGAACTCGTCAAAACCCTGGAAACCGATAACGGACGTGTCGAACTTCGCGCCGTGACCGGGCCGGATTACGGCCGCATCTGGGATCATGAACTGGTCGCCGCCGTCATGAACATCGCTGGCAACGGCACCGGTGACACGCGGTGGAAAGTCCCCGGCGTGTTGGATTGGAGCACGATGACCCATAATCCGTTCGTAGACGTGACCAAGGATACGACGACGCTCTATGCCAGCGATCGTGACGTGTTCCTTTTTCTGGTTGACGACACGAATCCGATTGAAGCCGGCCGATTGCCCGATGGCTCACCGGATTTGTATTTCCGGGGATTCTACTGCTGGAACAGCGAAGTGGGCAGCAAGACACTCGGAATTGCCAGTTTCTACCTCCGCGCCGTCTGCATGAACCGCAATCTGTGGGGCGTCGAGAACTTCGAAGAAATCACGATCCGGCACTCCAAATTCGCGGCCCAGCGTTTTGCGCACGAAGCCGCCCCCGCGTTGACAAGCTTCGCCAACTCTTCACCGGCGCCGTTCGTTGCCGGTGTCAAGGCCGCGCGCGGTCGGATTGTTGCCCGGACCGACGAGGATCGGGAAAGTTTCTTGCGCAAGGGCGGGTTTTCAAAATCGGAGACCGCGAAGATTATTGAAACCGTGCTTGGCGAGGAGAACCGGAAACCGGAAAGCGTCTTTGACTTCGTGCAAGGGATCACCGCGCTGGCCCGGACCAAGTCCCATCAGGATGCGCGGCTGGAGCTGGAAGGGAAGGCCAAGCGATTGATGGAACGCGCCATCTAG
- a CDS encoding DUF736 domain-containing protein produces the protein MATIGTFTAQDNGYIGSIKTLTLNIKAKFSPSDKENDKAPDYRIFAGATEFGAAWKKTARDSDREYLSVKLDDPSFPAPIYASLVKVDGDEFTLIWSRRSGD, from the coding sequence ATGGCTACCATCGGCACCTTCACCGCACAGGACAACGGCTACATCGGTTCGATCAAGACGCTGACGCTCAACATCAAGGCGAAATTCTCCCCGAGCGACAAGGAGAACGATAAGGCGCCCGACTACCGCATCTTCGCCGGCGCCACCGAATTCGGCGCTGCCTGGAAGAAGACCGCCCGCGACAGCGATCGCGAGTACCTCTCGGTCAAGCTCGACGACCCGAGCTTCCCGGCACCGATCTACGCCTCGCTGGTGAAGGTCGACGGCGACGAGTTCACCCTGATCTGGTCTCGCCGCAGCGGCGACTGA
- a CDS encoding transcriptional regulator domain-containing protein produces the protein MPEFDWRSPEAYSRVQNADLTGLAWECLRRNPEYRKHYCSLPNPLNGAPAEFRKKWGLTFRG, from the coding sequence ATGCCGGAATTCGATTGGCGCTCGCCCGAGGCCTATTCAAGAGTGCAGAACGCCGACCTGACTGGTCTTGCCTGGGAATGCCTGCGTCGTAACCCAGAATACCGAAAGCACTATTGCTCGCTTCCGAATCCACTTAACGGCGCTCCGGCCGAATTCCGGAAGAAATGGGGCCTGACTTTTCGCGGCTGA
- a CDS encoding MFS transporter — protein sequence MFLPFVAVYYLAFLFRNINATIAGSLTAEFGLAAGDLGLLTSVYYLTFAAAQIPIGIMLDRCGPRRVQSVVLAAAALGAALFAVSDHYLLLLGGRALIGLGVAAAMTAGMKALVVWFPRERVPLLSGLMVTLGAMGALTATLPADFLMVSMGWRGLFELLAIVSAGCALLIYLVVPEAPAATPVAGVPATNGLRTIYADPRFWRLAPLSATCIGTAWALQGLWAAPWLSDVEGFDRAGLLRYLFVMAIALSLGALLLGVTADRLSRRGVGPWVLFGLVATVFIVAQLTLILRLPLPSYIPWGIIAAVGAATVLSHAILAEYFPKELAGRASAALNVFHIGGAFVVQCMTGLVIQLWTPIEGHYPDVAYQTAFAFNVSLQIAAAIWFAPIWVVTRFLRMARHPGCA from the coding sequence GTGTTCCTGCCGTTTGTTGCCGTCTACTATCTTGCGTTTCTCTTCCGGAACATCAATGCGACGATCGCCGGCTCTTTGACCGCGGAGTTTGGCCTCGCTGCTGGCGATCTTGGCCTGCTGACGTCTGTCTACTACCTCACCTTCGCGGCCGCCCAGATTCCGATTGGTATTATGTTGGACCGATGCGGGCCGAGGCGCGTTCAGAGTGTTGTGTTGGCAGCTGCAGCTCTGGGGGCGGCCCTATTTGCCGTCTCGGACCATTATTTGCTTCTCCTGGGCGGCCGTGCGCTGATTGGTCTCGGCGTCGCCGCGGCAATGACGGCTGGTATGAAAGCGCTCGTTGTCTGGTTTCCTCGGGAACGCGTTCCACTGCTCAGCGGCCTGATGGTCACCTTGGGAGCCATGGGGGCACTGACGGCAACCTTGCCCGCGGATTTCCTGATGGTGTCGATGGGCTGGCGAGGATTGTTTGAGCTACTCGCGATTGTCTCAGCTGGATGCGCGCTTCTCATCTATCTTGTTGTCCCGGAGGCGCCGGCGGCTACGCCGGTGGCGGGTGTACCAGCCACGAATGGTCTAAGGACGATTTACGCTGACCCACGCTTCTGGCGCCTGGCCCCGCTTTCGGCCACCTGTATCGGGACGGCCTGGGCGTTGCAGGGATTATGGGCGGCGCCATGGCTCAGCGATGTCGAGGGCTTCGATCGAGCCGGATTGCTCCGCTATTTGTTCGTCATGGCAATCGCGTTGAGCTTGGGCGCGCTTCTGTTGGGCGTGACGGCCGACCGGTTGAGCCGGCGCGGTGTCGGGCCATGGGTGCTATTCGGTCTCGTCGCTACGGTATTCATTGTGGCTCAACTCACATTGATCTTGCGATTGCCTTTGCCCTCATACATCCCGTGGGGGATCATTGCAGCGGTCGGTGCTGCTACTGTTCTCAGTCACGCGATACTGGCAGAGTATTTCCCTAAAGAGCTTGCAGGGCGGGCGAGCGCGGCGCTGAATGTGTTTCACATCGGCGGCGCGTTCGTCGTGCAATGTATGACGGGCCTAGTGATTCAGCTCTGGACTCCGATAGAAGGGCACTACCCTGATGTCGCTTACCAGACTGCGTTTGCTTTCAACGTGAGCCTCCAGATCGCGGCTGCCATCTGGTTTGCTCCAATTTGGGTCGTGACGCGATTTCTAAGGATGGCGCGCCATCCCGGTTGTGCCTAG
- a CDS encoding S26 family signal peptidase: protein MGAVAIVAGTIFAKLDPLLVWNASHSVPVGLYRVRPAGSHYVTELVAVRPQEPLATYLNLNGYLPKGVPMLKRVLALPGQMVCRNGSNISVDGIESGKARERDSRGRPLPVWQGCDLVGEGELFLMNWQSAESFDGRYFGMTPATAVIGRVLPVWIWQD, encoded by the coding sequence ATCGGCGCGGTTGCCATTGTCGCCGGGACGATCTTCGCAAAGCTGGATCCGCTCTTGGTCTGGAATGCTTCCCACAGTGTGCCTGTTGGCCTGTATCGCGTTCGTCCGGCGGGCAGCCACTATGTCACCGAACTCGTCGCCGTTCGACCGCAGGAGCCGCTGGCAACCTATCTGAACCTGAATGGCTATCTGCCGAAAGGAGTTCCGATGCTTAAGCGCGTGCTGGCGCTTCCCGGACAAATGGTGTGCAGGAACGGGAGCAACATATCTGTCGATGGCATCGAGTCGGGGAAGGCGCGGGAGCGCGACAGCCGCGGCCGACCGTTGCCAGTGTGGCAGGGATGCGACCTCGTCGGAGAAGGCGAACTCTTCCTCATGAATTGGCAATCTGCGGAATCTTTCGACGGGCGCTACTTCGGAATGACACCGGCAACGGCTGTCATTGGTCGCGTACTTCCCGTTTGGATATGGCAAGATTGA
- a CDS encoding replication initiator protein A, whose product MRHKLRSERSQLELFRALPGDLAPRDAQDLMAYPFFSLAKSKRVVPIDFRAGNISIRVEPVPEHGMATIWDADVLIWAASQIVEARDAGLKTSRLMAATPYEILTFVGRGTSVRDYDRLKAGLDRLQSTSVLTSIRQPAERRRHRFSWINEWKETADANGRPMGLELIVPDWFYAGVRDDALVLTIDRAYFGLTGGLERWLYRLVRKHGGRQQGGWSFDFLHLHAKSGSLSPLKHFAFDLREIVRRQTLPGYELVITRDPNGVERLSFAPRCTDPFVERLRKRGLPLQAGEKL is encoded by the coding sequence ATGCGGCACAAATTACGATCCGAGCGCAGCCAGCTCGAGCTGTTCCGTGCCTTGCCCGGTGATCTGGCGCCGCGCGACGCCCAGGATTTGATGGCCTATCCATTCTTTTCGCTCGCCAAGTCAAAGCGGGTTGTGCCGATCGATTTCCGGGCGGGTAACATTTCCATTCGGGTCGAACCGGTGCCGGAACATGGCATGGCGACGATCTGGGATGCTGACGTTCTGATCTGGGCAGCTTCGCAAATTGTCGAGGCGCGTGATGCCGGGCTGAAGACCTCGCGTCTGATGGCGGCAACCCCTTACGAAATTCTGACATTCGTTGGCCGCGGCACCAGCGTGCGCGACTACGATCGGCTCAAGGCGGGTCTCGATCGGTTGCAGTCGACCTCGGTGCTGACTTCGATCCGGCAACCGGCTGAACGGCGGCGGCATCGTTTCTCCTGGATCAACGAATGGAAGGAGACGGCCGACGCCAACGGGCGCCCAATGGGCCTCGAACTGATAGTGCCAGACTGGTTCTATGCCGGCGTTCGCGATGACGCGCTCGTGCTGACGATCGACCGCGCCTATTTCGGTTTGACTGGCGGACTCGAGCGCTGGCTTTACCGGCTTGTCCGCAAGCACGGCGGTCGCCAGCAGGGCGGTTGGAGTTTTGACTTTCTGCATCTCCACGCCAAGTCCGGCAGTCTCTCGCCGCTCAAACATTTTGCCTTTGACCTGCGCGAGATCGTCCGGCGGCAGACCTTACCCGGCTACGAGCTCGTGATCACGCGCGACCCAAACGGCGTCGAACGTCTGAGCTTCGCGCCCCGTTGCACCGATCCGTTCGTGGAGCGGCTTCGCAAGCGAGGTCTCCCACTTCAGGCTGGAGAGAAGCTGTGA
- a CDS encoding ParB/RepB/Spo0J family partition protein — MSAKRVETNPESATGILIPLNKLKKSPNNARKTPHSEAAIEAYAASIAAKGILQNLVVEPELDGEGAPTGFYFVTIGEGRRLAQLLRVKRKEIKKTEPIRCIVDTANDPHEISLDENVTRENMHPADQFEAFKKLADERGFGAEEIAARFGVTPHVVRQRLRLGAVSPRLMQVYREGELTLEQLMAFAITADHTRQEGVFDRLSYTRDASTIRRLLTETHVSATDRRARFVGIDAYTEAGGTILRDLFTEDRGGYLEDVALLDFLVTAKLGRAADALREAEGWKWTEAHLDFPHAHGMRRTYPHPVELSTDDQAALGAARAEFDRLTEQHQTADELTDDVDARFGELEAEIDRLEGKRQAYDPGHIARGGAFVILNHDGTIRIERGFIRPGDEQPQAECEEGGDTSGPDDTNGDSSQAGEQGDGEQETGDEEEEDRPLSDMLVRDLTAHRTLGLRLNLAEHPEVAIVAATHALTTQIFYLGADAHIVGIQPLKTDLAAHADGIEDTPSGRACADRHANWARQMPRDVTALWTFVAELDPDSRLALFAHCVALTVNAVRLPWERKPRTIATADRLAEAVSLDMTGYWRPTARSYLGRVTKARILEAVREGVSEEAAERMADMKKFDMAEAAEQLLVPTDWLPVLLRTAKPVAEPVETPSDVEGGEAYSEAAE; from the coding sequence ATGTCGGCCAAGCGCGTTGAAACCAATCCTGAGAGCGCAACCGGGATTCTCATTCCGCTCAACAAGCTCAAGAAGTCGCCGAACAACGCGCGGAAGACGCCGCATAGCGAGGCGGCGATTGAAGCCTATGCGGCGAGCATCGCCGCCAAAGGCATTCTGCAAAATCTTGTCGTCGAACCGGAGCTTGATGGGGAAGGTGCCCCCACAGGATTTTATTTCGTGACCATCGGCGAGGGCAGGCGGCTTGCCCAGCTTCTGCGGGTGAAGCGGAAGGAAATCAAGAAAACCGAGCCGATCCGCTGCATCGTCGATACCGCCAACGATCCGCACGAGATCAGTTTGGACGAGAACGTCACCCGCGAAAACATGCATCCCGCCGACCAGTTCGAGGCGTTCAAGAAGCTCGCCGACGAACGCGGGTTCGGCGCGGAAGAAATCGCCGCCCGTTTCGGCGTGACGCCCCATGTGGTGCGGCAGCGCCTTCGGTTGGGTGCGGTTTCTCCAAGACTGATGCAGGTCTACCGCGAAGGTGAATTGACCCTGGAACAGTTGATGGCATTTGCCATCACCGCCGATCACACCCGCCAAGAGGGCGTCTTTGATCGGCTATCCTATACCCGAGACGCCAGCACCATCCGCCGCCTTCTCACTGAAACCCACGTGTCCGCCACCGACCGCCGCGCGCGCTTTGTCGGGATTGATGCTTACACGGAAGCGGGCGGCACCATCCTCCGCGACCTCTTCACCGAGGATCGCGGCGGCTATCTGGAAGACGTGGCGCTTCTTGATTTTCTGGTCACCGCAAAGCTCGGGCGTGCTGCAGACGCCTTGAGAGAGGCGGAGGGTTGGAAATGGACCGAAGCCCATCTGGATTTCCCGCACGCGCATGGCATGCGGCGGACCTATCCGCATCCGGTAGAACTATCGACGGACGATCAGGCCGCGCTCGGAGCGGCGAGAGCGGAGTTCGACCGTCTCACCGAACAGCACCAGACGGCCGACGAACTCACCGACGACGTGGATGCGCGGTTCGGCGAGCTTGAAGCCGAGATCGATCGTCTGGAAGGCAAACGTCAGGCTTACGACCCCGGCCACATCGCGCGTGGTGGTGCGTTCGTCATCCTCAATCATGACGGCACGATCAGGATTGAACGCGGGTTCATTCGCCCTGGGGATGAACAACCCCAAGCCGAGTGCGAAGAAGGTGGCGATACGTCTGGCCCGGATGACACCAATGGTGACTCCAGCCAAGCTGGCGAGCAGGGAGATGGGGAGCAAGAGACCGGCGACGAAGAAGAGGAAGACCGTCCCCTGTCTGATATGCTTGTCCGTGATCTCACCGCGCATCGCACTTTGGGGCTTCGGCTCAATCTGGCTGAGCACCCTGAGGTCGCCATTGTCGCGGCGACCCACGCCCTGACAACGCAAATCTTCTATCTCGGAGCAGACGCGCATATCGTCGGCATCCAGCCGCTCAAGACCGACTTGGCGGCGCATGCCGACGGGATCGAGGATACCCCGAGCGGTAGGGCATGTGCAGATCGTCACGCCAATTGGGCAAGGCAGATGCCGCGCGACGTGACCGCCCTGTGGACGTTCGTGGCCGAACTGGATCCCGACAGCCGGCTGGCGCTGTTCGCGCATTGCGTTGCCCTAACCGTCAACGCCGTTAGATTGCCGTGGGAGCGCAAGCCGCGGACGATAGCGACGGCGGATCGTCTGGCGGAAGCCGTCTCGCTCGATATGACTGGCTATTGGCGGCCGACCGCGCGGAGCTATCTGGGACGCGTCACCAAGGCGCGTATTCTGGAAGCTGTGCGAGAAGGCGTGAGCGAGGAAGCGGCCGAGCGCATGGCCGACATGAAGAAGTTCGACATGGCGGAAGCGGCCGAACAATTGCTGGTCCCGACGGATTGGCTCCCTGTGTTGCTGAGAACGGCCAAGCCTGTTGCGGAACCGGTGGAAACGCCGAGCGATGTTGAAGGCGGCGAGGCCTATTCGGAGGCTGCCGAGTGA
- a CDS encoding helix-turn-helix domain-containing protein produces the protein MDMRKLVGRNFGRLRKQKGFTQEKFAEASGFTQQYISGLENGRRNPTIVTLFELATTLGVSHIDLVLPDDESRSERSKSSKKK, from the coding sequence ATGGATATGCGCAAGTTGGTTGGCCGAAACTTCGGGCGACTGCGGAAGCAGAAGGGCTTCACGCAGGAGAAGTTTGCGGAAGCATCCGGCTTTACCCAACAATACATCAGCGGTCTCGAAAACGGACGTCGCAATCCGACCATCGTTACATTGTTTGAACTCGCAACGACCTTGGGCGTGAGCCATATCGATCTTGTCCTACCAGATGATGAATCGCGCAGCGAACGGTCCAAATCCTCCAAGAAAAAGTGA
- a CDS encoding relaxase/mobilization nuclease domain-containing protein: MSQHDNDLRVRPGRIRDGGRSPSHPKSFVGQVMRAAKRAGHVGDGFGRGKGGASRSRFGRGRRAALSLSLRSTSRRVVMKARVVRHRGTRFRSAPMSKHMTYLKREGVTRDGAEARMFDATSDAAEERGFAERCENDRHHFRFIISPEDAAELGDLRAFTRELMSDVARDLGTKLDWIAVDHWNTDNPHIHVLIRGRAEDGQDLVISRDYISRGFRDRAAERVTLELGPRSEREIRSALEREVEAERWTSLDRALRIAVDEGAGVADLRPSASGEDLELRRLMVGRAAKLERFGLAEQIAPGCWTLKPGIEDKLRDLSIRGDIIKTMHRAMRGFGREPDVSGFALHGDEPADRVLGRLIERGLHDELKGSAYAIVDGIDGRTHHLKFSDIEMTGDAAPGAIVEARSYDDAQGRKRLSLATRSDLNIEAQVMAPGATWLDRQLLARDAVVANGGFGSEVREAMDRRIGHLAGEGLARRQGARIIFARDLLNTLRQRELDAAVARLSAETGLRHGPSSEGERIVGIYRRRVTLASGRFAIIDDGLGFQLVPWRPALEQYLDRQVSGVAARGGAVTWSLGRRIGLGM; the protein is encoded by the coding sequence GTGAGCCAGCACGACAATGATCTTCGTGTTCGCCCAGGCCGCATTCGTGACGGCGGACGTAGCCCCTCTCATCCGAAGAGCTTTGTTGGCCAGGTCATGCGAGCGGCCAAGAGGGCTGGGCATGTCGGCGACGGTTTCGGGCGCGGTAAGGGCGGCGCCAGCCGGTCGCGCTTCGGACGAGGCCGGCGTGCCGCGCTCTCTTTGTCCCTCCGCTCGACCTCGCGACGCGTAGTGATGAAGGCACGCGTGGTCCGTCATCGCGGCACGCGCTTTCGTTCGGCGCCGATGTCCAAGCACATGACCTATTTGAAGCGCGAGGGGGTGACCCGAGATGGCGCGGAAGCGCGGATGTTTGACGCGACGTCCGATGCGGCGGAGGAGCGCGGCTTTGCTGAGCGATGCGAGAACGACCGGCATCATTTTCGATTTATCATTTCGCCAGAGGACGCCGCCGAGCTCGGCGATCTCCGCGCCTTCACGCGCGAGCTGATGTCCGACGTCGCGCGTGATCTCGGAACTAAACTGGACTGGATCGCGGTCGACCACTGGAACACAGACAATCCGCATATTCATGTTCTGATCCGCGGCCGCGCGGAGGACGGCCAGGACCTTGTTATCAGCCGGGATTACATCAGCCGCGGGTTTCGGGATCGGGCCGCCGAGCGCGTTACGCTGGAGCTTGGCCCGCGCAGCGAGCGGGAAATCCGTTCTGCCCTGGAAAGGGAGGTTGAGGCCGAACGCTGGACGAGCCTCGATCGGGCGTTGCGTATTGCGGTCGACGAGGGGGCCGGCGTGGCGGACCTTCGTCCCAGTGCATCAGGCGAAGACCTCGAACTCCGCCGCCTGATGGTCGGCCGGGCCGCCAAACTGGAACGCTTCGGTCTCGCCGAGCAGATTGCACCCGGCTGTTGGACCCTCAAACCCGGTATCGAGGACAAGCTGCGTGATCTCTCGATTCGCGGCGACATCATCAAAACGATGCATCGGGCAATGCGCGGCTTCGGGCGGGAGCCGGACGTATCTGGCTTTGCCCTGCACGGCGATGAGCCAGCGGATAGGGTGCTCGGCCGTCTAATCGAGCGCGGACTGCATGACGAACTGAAAGGTTCGGCCTATGCGATCGTCGACGGCATCGATGGAAGAACGCATCACCTCAAGTTCTCCGATATCGAAATGACTGGCGATGCCGCGCCCGGCGCAATCGTGGAGGCGCGGAGTTACGACGATGCTCAGGGCCGCAAGCGGCTGTCGCTCGCGACCCGGTCCGATCTCAACATCGAAGCCCAGGTAATGGCTCCGGGCGCAACCTGGCTTGATCGGCAGTTGCTCGCGCGGGATGCGGTCGTGGCGAACGGCGGTTTCGGATCCGAAGTGCGCGAAGCCATGGACCGCAGGATTGGCCATCTCGCAGGCGAAGGTCTCGCGCGTCGCCAGGGAGCAAGGATCATCTTTGCCCGCGATCTCCTCAATACCCTGAGACAACGGGAGCTTGATGCTGCGGTCGCAAGACTTTCGGCCGAGACAGGGTTACGCCACGGTCCTTCGTCGGAGGGCGAACGCATTGTGGGCATCTATCGTCGACGCGTAACACTGGCGTCAGGCCGGTTTGCCATAATTGACGATGGACTTGGGTTTCAACTCGTGCCGTGGCGGCCAGCCTTGGAGCAGTATCTCGATCGGCAGGTATCCGGCGTCGCGGCGAGAGGAGGTGCGGTGACCTGGAGTCTTGGAAGGAGGATCGGTCTCGGAATGTGA
- a CDS encoding DUF2840 domain-containing protein — MSDLTQVELVWLEKRIENRIRFGRVAEERILDRNRRVLSFAPDSIFAFVRWMSNDFGTIVSRIDILRAVAAGQRCSTVPYVKPGGEILLRLSGWPKVERVLQLIDAVEALGIDPADAAPDYWQHVHNRLSVNETPRAYTKSRHQAWLHRRRAGP; from the coding sequence ATGAGCGATCTCACGCAGGTCGAGCTCGTCTGGCTGGAAAAGCGCATCGAGAACCGAATTCGTTTCGGTCGCGTGGCCGAGGAGCGAATTCTCGACCGGAATCGACGCGTTCTGTCGTTCGCGCCCGACAGCATTTTTGCGTTCGTGCGCTGGATGTCGAACGATTTTGGGACGATCGTTTCCCGCATCGATATCTTGCGAGCGGTAGCAGCGGGCCAACGCTGCTCGACTGTCCCCTATGTCAAGCCTGGCGGTGAGATTCTCTTGCGCCTGTCAGGTTGGCCAAAGGTGGAGCGCGTGTTGCAGTTGATCGATGCCGTCGAAGCGCTCGGCATCGATCCCGCCGACGCCGCCCCCGACTATTGGCAACACGTCCACAACCGCCTGTCCGTCAACGAAACGCCGCGCGCCTACACAAAGTCACGCCACCAGGCTTGGCTGCATCGGCGGAGGGCCGGCCCGTGA
- a CDS encoding DUF2285 domain-containing protein, translating to MLPTVLSVSTSSSQASAQPIDLDLTRLSPGELRQTTDGWHAVLRVGDATHRVWLKELPAAGASQAIELPLDSSFELRAQAAQSLWRTLSGRSPCRPLADHAPHRRQRMTLVLRALDGRNEGKNYRAIAEGLFGKKRIPERAWKTHDLRNRTIRLVQRGLALMRGGYRELLRARRKDK from the coding sequence GTGCTGCCGACCGTTTTGTCGGTGAGCACTTCTTCGTCGCAAGCTTCTGCTCAACCCATCGATCTGGATCTGACAAGACTGTCGCCCGGCGAGCTGCGGCAGACCACGGATGGCTGGCATGCCGTGCTCCGCGTTGGTGACGCCACGCATCGCGTGTGGCTGAAGGAACTGCCTGCAGCCGGGGCGTCGCAAGCCATAGAGCTGCCACTGGACTCGTCGTTTGAACTCCGCGCCCAGGCTGCCCAATCGCTCTGGCGTACGCTGAGCGGCCGTTCTCCCTGTCGACCGCTCGCTGACCATGCTCCACACCGACGTCAGCGGATGACCCTTGTCTTGCGTGCGCTGGATGGACGCAATGAGGGCAAAAACTATCGCGCGATCGCCGAAGGCCTCTTTGGCAAAAAGCGTATCCCCGAGCGCGCCTGGAAGACGCACGATCTGCGCAATCGTACGATCCGCCTCGTGCAGCGCGGCCTCGCCTTGATGCGCGGCGGTTATCGCGAACTCTTGCGCGCAAGACGCAAGGACAAATAG
- a CDS encoding helix-turn-helix transcriptional regulator, translating to MPDPMAGLPPRFLRTPEAARYLGLSGRTLEKHRTYGTGPTYRKIGGRVVYALDDLKAWADLGAKTSTSDPGKGTVLPAKKQPALRPYAGQVRR from the coding sequence ATGCCCGATCCTATGGCCGGCCTGCCGCCACGCTTCCTCCGAACGCCGGAGGCTGCGCGATACCTCGGGCTGTCCGGTCGCACCTTGGAAAAGCACCGTACCTACGGCACTGGACCGACCTATCGGAAGATCGGTGGGCGCGTCGTCTATGCGCTTGATGATCTGAAGGCCTGGGCCGATCTCGGCGCCAAGACATCGACGTCCGACCCCGGGAAGGGGACGGTACTGCCTGCGAAGAAGCAGCCAGCACTGCGCCCCTATGCCGGCCAGGTACGTCGCTGA
- a CDS encoding ribbon-helix-helix domain-containing protein, protein MKPRIGVYLSEQMAARLAAATKRPGASKSALVEAALAQFLGDDDVVDSIPVDRRLSLMSRQLEQLALNLRIVNETVALQARYQLAVTPPLPAAALRAACALGSERFDEFATQVARRVQSGTSLMQETMDRLDKRRDTPTDGFGKRAAQTSSLTPEPGLPKSWPAGTEVDAAAVREGGSLLNFPGKAGIPLR, encoded by the coding sequence ATGAAACCCAGAATTGGCGTCTACCTCTCCGAGCAGATGGCCGCGCGGCTGGCTGCAGCCACCAAGCGTCCGGGCGCCAGCAAATCAGCGCTCGTAGAGGCCGCTCTTGCTCAGTTCCTCGGTGATGACGATGTCGTCGACAGCATCCCGGTAGACCGTCGTCTTTCCCTTATGAGCCGTCAGCTCGAACAGCTCGCTCTGAATCTTAGAATCGTCAACGAGACTGTCGCGCTGCAGGCCCGATACCAGCTTGCAGTGACTCCGCCGCTGCCGGCCGCCGCCCTGCGCGCCGCGTGCGCGCTCGGGTCCGAGCGGTTCGACGAGTTCGCTACGCAGGTTGCGCGTCGCGTTCAGTCGGGAACCTCGCTCATGCAGGAGACAATGGATCGGCTTGACAAGAGAAGGGATACTCCCACTGACGGCTTTGGAAAGAGAGCGGCACAGACTTCGTCGTTAACCCCCGAGCCAGGTCTCCCCAAGTCATGGCCGGCTGGTACCGAAGTGGACGCCGCTGCCGTTCGGGAGGGCGGCAGCCTGCTCAACTTTCCAGGAAAAGCAGGAATACCTCTGCGCTAG
- a CDS encoding DNA -binding domain-containing protein translates to MPSPPLDPDVADLAPDSPVLTAYDEQHVVTYLRLLDADAENADWREVARIVLHIDPDQYPERARTAFESHLARAKWMTSRGYGHLLRGGPAKEPDRDV, encoded by the coding sequence ATGCCGTCACCCCCACTGGACCCTGATGTTGCGGACCTGGCACCGGATAGCCCCGTGCTGACGGCCTATGACGAGCAACATGTCGTCACCTATCTCCGGCTGTTGGATGCAGACGCTGAGAATGCCGACTGGCGCGAGGTGGCGCGCATCGTGCTTCACATCGATCCGGACCAGTATCCGGAGCGTGCGCGAACGGCCTTCGAGAGCCATCTGGCTCGCGCCAAATGGATGACAAGCCGTGGCTACGGCCATTTGCTTCGCGGTGGTCCCGCCAAGGAGCCGGACAGGGACGTGTAG